One segment of Babesia bigemina genome assembly Bbig001, chromosome : II DNA contains the following:
- a CDS encoding Chitin_bind_4 domain containing protein: protein MENIRLRTLKDCLQFFEWLKRDEGMKSSVASELASRYGNYYNHVSLTGTLPVPFSEFLTNVSKFYHKLAKSPTAGKYTGKSSQEITSALFECMPKFLAALYYLLYNVDYKYAAVGGSYWEDLYPGWDAERRGWWGNYPESGGALQQYLRLSISFQLELIPGGFSYGELTYGYDFSAKFAYPRGKNMVGDLERILNKTTHNYFRDVFATSVLVDAGANKVNTANSLALVNLFCEIVAAAEKRNQGGEELKQTLNDHFKPKCINWTELSSHCSMIKMECKKIFRNDGFSYTGQSPVLEALNTREFGKRTAKWLAENLENVRQNVIKINKSFPVDDTTKKPKLAEFVTNHVFPYGFIFGDTSYGTLGKAYKTLTHHWRTVLEMLGKDDDGLDKLRKLLEGEGCEAAKTSRPVAAAKPAPAKPAPEPQPSDGQDAGRQQNNVLHVILSGNGGGGGSSGGTGAGVNLQRTNNHAQSTQQTGPTGVRGPIGPPRPEVTSIPNPEAVNLAVTRAKSAVNGGGHDQGKKSEGAQNQGKKAEGGQGQAGGQIETNSPSSQVAQAAQTQTSSDSRAGSEPPGSPGPSGDQGRGAQAATSGAAQQNVHEAQPVSGDSSMASAGLSAGGAGGGGMEPTIPQTQPPSERNPCSKDRSRMMFGGRTICVPKSETTTSTFHPFHKAISKAWDASKAHYFPPSSPTYSNAQDIQGLRTQDINTPLVHTHQPIANLPSGRQITPQGARWSGKGNNPATHPDYDISRGSYSFYSPDGYAISDLSDATLGGVTMPDTSFEEEEKDRQKRLQAHDERQLFKEKANRQAYVNMQANDLIKSIEEVKKSKDKLMQETINQLLLAEQQKLITTGFDGQPVVDVGYVDGEEIKDDSPHKHEHESKLQFEAYDQATNIQRDRQKQWEQYYQEQNEKINNSEEKHQQEVKRTLDAIKYFKEVEYRRQREAAEAVTGVPLFSKTASNLLESPNYSTISTLPMVTGARIPKSNQLLPIPNGGFDTAMPPHPTIHLEIEKPHDSRIIYGIKEFDNSQTPTNSIEPALPDDTIPNMDPESDTDYSNNIGVFKNYGFTVDPNPNMCNNPWNYADDSATSPTLPPPPDSDHLPPPTNVKAMLFWLVGFNTYGLTAKTERHMEGILKEINSDTLYPKYALAITGDLPTLPASNIADTLTEACLYSAHVLNGIMRMKSNDVLSPIDFKSVYSQLRYSTDPAGLLCQLRDYVYACHHQLAFLKAQCKQGKSHGGWQDCNYGSDVSPTKSPLQSFLTDDWDSTFKTHLFDPSNLCHKSRIRMGFKAKDLPEKLQLGSVISSILTPSCGGEDPLLTLSSYLNCLTRRTPRTTGELVSYFHNFGMELYDFALDSLSQLDSSLTKSHPDCPDWDHLGDSDLQAVRGICGSESLISKHNSSHDKDHPNTLSTLVGCGSDADSCHPHCSPITYRAYALYSQSFAHTYLSWTVYLPDRLHESLQKLYYDLLKHKCSSDKFFHSCSTALPLLYLHGFTPPEVGSQVSLKCSDVIAKLKEIVNGKPIASLMTAMDNFLYTVREPFIFTLVALWSLAFLLFTNTMLYRLDVLRIRSHLIRTKASHRIDVKALLTKGRKMLSLYKDVDYFDEDTLSQFVVQ from the coding sequence ATGGAGAACATTCGGCTTCGCACTCTTAAGGACTGTCTCCAGTTCTTTGAGTGGCTGAAAAGGGACGAGGGTATGAAAAGCAGCGTGGCCAGTGAATTGGCTAGTCGTTATGGGAATTATTATAATCATGTTTCTTTGACTGGAACACTGCCTGTCCCTTTTTCCGAATTCCTCACAAACGTATCGAAGTTCTATCATAAATTAGCCAAGAGTCCAACAGCCGGAAAGTATACAGGCAAGAGCTCACAAGAGATTACTAGTGCTCTTTTTGAGTGTATGCCCAAGTTCCTTGCCGCGCTGTATTACTTGTTGTATAATGTGGATTATAAGTATGCTGCAGTGGGAGGTTCGTACTGGGAGGATTTGTATCCTGGGTGGGATGCGGAACGGCGGGGATGGTGGGGCAATTACCCTGAGTCTGGTGGTGCCCTGCAGCAATATCTCAGATTGTCTATATCTTTTCAGCTTGAACTAATACCTGGAGGCTTCAGTTACGGAGAGTTGACATATGGTTACGATTTTAGTGCTAAATTTGCCTATCCCCGGGGTAAGAATATGGTTGGTGACCTTGAAAGGATTCTGAACAAAACAACACACAATTATTTTCGTGACGTATTTGCCACATCAGTTCTGGTAGATGCCGGTGCCAACAAGGTGAACACTGCGAACTCTCTGGCATTGGTGAACTTATTTTGCGAGATTGTGGCTGCAGCAGAGAAGAGGAATCAGGGCGGTGAAGAGTTAAAACAAACTTTGAATGATCATTTTAAGCCAAAATGTATAAATTGGACCGAATTATCATCCCATTGTTCGATGATTAAAATGGAGTGTAAAAAAATTTTCAGGAATGATGGCTTTTCCTACACCGGCCAGTCACCGGTGCTCGAAGCCCTAAACACTAGGGAATTCGGCAAAAGGACTGCcaaatggttggcagaaaaTTTGGAAAATGTACGACAGAATGTGATTAAAATTAACAAAAGTTTCCCAGTCGACGACACAACCAAGAAGCCCAAGCTCGCGGAATTTGTCACCAATCATGTTTTCCCCTACGGTTTCATATTCGGTGACACAAGCTATGGAACCCTGGGCAAAGCATATAAGACTTTGACACATCATTGGCGTACCGTTTTAGAAATGCTCGGTAAAGATGATGACGGTTTGGATAAGTTGCGAAAACTTTTGGAAGGTGAGGGGTGTGAGGCTGCAAAAACATCAAGGCCTGTAGCAGCCGCGAAGCCTGCGCCTGCGAAACCTGCGCCGGAGCCACAGCCTTCAGACGGTCAAGATGCTGGTAGGCAGCAAAATAACGTGTTACACGTTATCCTGAGTGGTAATGGAGGAGGGGGAGGAAGCAGCGGTGGTACAGGAGCTGGAGTGAATCTTCAACGGACAAATAATCATGCTCAATCAACGCAACAGACTGGGCCAACTGGAGTCAGAGGCCCGATAGGGCCTCCTCGTCCTGAAGTTACCTCTATTCCTAACCCTGAGGCGGTAAATTTGGCTGTCACTAGAGCTAAGAGTGCTGTAAATGGCGGTGGTCATGATCAGGGCAAGAAAtctgagggagcacagaaccagggcaagaaagcggagggagggCAAGGTCAAGCGGGTGGTCAAATTGAAACAAACTCTCCTAGTTCACAAGTCGCACAGGCGGCACAAACTCAGACTTCAAGTGATTCACGTGCAGGCTCTGAGCCACCTGGTTCCCCTGGTCCCAGTGGTGATCAGGGCCGGGGTGCCCAGGCAGCTACTTCTGGCGCTGCTCAACAAAATGTTCACGAGGCTCAGCCGGTTTCAGGTGACAGTAGTATGGCGTCCGCTGGTTTAAGTGCCGGTGGAGCGGGAGGGGGTGGAATGGAACCTACGATTCCTCAAACACAACCCCCCTCTGAACGTAATCCGTGTTCTAAAGATAGGTCTCGCATGATGTTTGGTGGCAGAACGATATGTGTTCCTAAATCTGAGACAACGACTTCCACTTTCCATCCGTTTCATAAAGCCATTAGTAAAGCTTGGGATGCATCCAAGGCGCACTACTTTCCACCCAGCTCACCTACCTATTCTAATGCACAAGATATTCAGGGACTTCGGACGCAAGATATTAATACTCCTCTTGTTCATACACATCAACCTATCGCCAATCTACCTAGTGGTCGGCAGATAACCCCTCAGGGAGCTCGGTGGAGTGGAAAGGGGAATAACCCTGCAACACATCCGGATTATGACATCTCTAGAGGATCCTATTCCTTTTATAGTCCTGACGGTTATGCCATTTCAGATTTGTCAGATGCGACACTGGGCGGTGTTACAATGCCAGATACGTCGTTTGAAGAAGAAGAAAAGGATAGACAAAAAAGACTTCAAGCTCATGATGAAAGACAACTTTTCAAAGAAAAAGCCAATCGCCAAGCGTATGTAAACATGCAGGCCAATGACCTAATCAAATCGATTGAGGAGGTAAAAAAATCGAAAGATAAATTGATGCAGGAGACGATAAACCAACTACTACTAGCAGAACAACAAAAATTAATAACTACAGGTTTCGACGGCCAGCCGGTTGTTGATGTTGGCTACGTGGATGGTGAAGAGATTAAGGATGATTCACCACATAAACATGAACATGAGAGCAAGTTGCAATTCGAGGCCTACGACCAAGCTACGAATATACAGCGGGATAGGCAGAAGCAGTGGGAACAATATTATCAAGAACAAAATGAAAAAATTAATAACTCAGAGGAAAAGCATCAACAAGAGGTAAAAAGAACTCTCGATGCCATAAAGTACTTCAAAGAAGTGGAATACCGAAGACAACGAGAGGCGGCCGAAGCCGTAACTGGTGTACCACTTTTTTCCAAGACTGCCTCTAATCTCCTGGAATCGCCTAATTATTCGACGATATCGACATTACCAATGGTCACTGGAGCACGCATTCCGAAATCCAACCAGCTGTTACCGATTCCCAATGGCGGTTTTGACACTGCGATGCCTCCGCATCCAACAATCCATTTAGAAATCGAAAAACCGCATGATTCCAGAATTATATACGGAATTAAAGAATTCGATAATTCTCAGACACCAACAAATTCAATAGAACCTGCCTTGCCGGATGATACAATTCCCAACATGGATCCTGAGTCAGATACCGATTATTCCAACAATATAGGTGTTTTTAAAAATTACGGATTTACTGTGGATCCCAATCCCAACATGTGCAATAATCCATGGAATTACGCTGATGATTCTGCCACCTCACCAACTCTCCCCCCTCCCCCAGACTCCGACCATCTACCGCCTCCCACCAACGTCAAGGCCATGCTCTTCTGGCTGGTCGGCTTCAATACGTACGGACTTACTGCAAAAACAGAGAGACACATGGAAGGTATACTTAAGGAAATCAACAGTGATACATTGTACCCTAAGTATGCCCTTGCGATCACCGGTGACCTTCCCACTCTGCCCGCATCCAATATCGCCGACACCCTCACCGAGGCTTGTCTCTACTCAGCACACGTTCTGAACGGAATAATGCGTATGAAATCCAACGACGTATTGTCTCCCATCGACTTTAAATCAGTGTATAGTCAGCTTCGCTATTCCACCGACCCCGCCggtctcctctgccagctgcgtgactacgtctacgcctgccaccaccagttggcGTTCCTGAAAGCGCAGTGTAAGCAAGGAAAGTCTCatggtggttggcaggATTGTAACTATGGCAGTGACGTCAGTCCTACGAAGTCCCCCCTCCAGTCCTTCCTGACTGACGACTGggactccaccttcaagactcacctcttcgacccgagcaacctgtgccacaagagcaggatcaggatgggatttaaGGCGAAGGATTTGCCAGAGAAGTTACAACTGGGCAGTGTCATTTCatccatcctcactcccagctgcggcggtgaggaccCCCTGCTGACATTGTcctcctacctcaactgcctcaccaggcggacgccgagAACGACAGGAGAGCTTGTGTCGTACTTCCACAATTTCGGTATGGAGTTGTACGATTTCGCTTTGGATTCATTATCTCAACTGGATTCATCTCTTACCAAGTCACATCCCGACTGCCCCGACTGGGACCATCTTGGTGACTCCGACCTCCAAGCAGTTCGGGGCATCTGTGGTTCTGAGTCTCTCATATCCAAACACAACTCCAGCCACGACAAGGACCATCCCAATACCCTGTCCACACTTGTTGGCTGCGGCAGTGACGCTGACAGCTGCCATCCACACTGCTCGCCCATCACCTACCGGGCGTAcgccctgtactcccagagcttcgcccacacctacctcagctggacggtgtacctgccggacagACTGCATGAGTCACTTCAAAAGCTGTACTACGATCTCCTGAAGCATAAATGTTCTAGTGACAAATTTTTCCACTCATGTTCCACTGCGctgcccctcctctacttacacgggttcacgccgccggaggtggGATCGCAGGTGTCGCTCAAGTGCTCAGATGTCATCGCCAAGCTGAAGGAGATTGTCAACGGCAAGcctatcgcatcactcatgaccgccatggacaatttcctctacacagtccgggagccattcatcttcaccctCGTGGCACTCTGGTCTCTTGCATTCCTCCTCTTCACCAACACGATGTTgtaccgcctggacgtgctgcgcATACGATCACACCTTATCCGCACCAAGGCTTCACAccgcatcgacgtcaaggccttaCTCACGAAAGGCCGGAAGATGCTCTCACTTTACAAAgacgtcgactacttcgacgaagACACACTTAGTCAATTTGTAGTTCAATAA
- a CDS encoding Adenine phosphoribosyltransferase gives MASNTFKLVEEDFKCYYDFKPGIRFIDMMPVMGDARKLRETVKSMAAGIRERHPEGVDYIAAMELLGVPFGAPLAYELGCGLVVIRKPGKLPGPVYTTHSKKVYDETDLHLQKDAFPEGAKVILVDDLIYNGGTLAAACRLLQMGGAKILECDVIVDLPFLNGRETIQKEFPGVNVYGVMEFSPPKNLE, from the coding sequence ATGGCGTCGAACACCTTCAAACTCGTCGAAGAGGACTTCAAGTGCTACTATGACTTCAAGCCCGGGATACGGTTCATCGACATGATGCCCGTTATGGGTGACGCCCGCAAGTTACGTGAGACCGTAAAGTCCATGGCTGCCGGCATCAGGGAGAGGCACCCAGAAGGTGTCGACTACATAGCAGCCATGGAGCTTCTCGGTGTGCCCTTTGGAGCGCCTCTAGCTTACGAGCTTGGATGCGGGCTGGTGGTCATCCGCAAACCAGGCAAGCTGCCGGGGCCAGTGTACACCACGCACTCGAAGAAGGTATACGACGAAACGGATTTGCACCTTCAGAAGGACGCTTTTCCAGAGGGCGCAAAGGTCATCCTGGTTGATGACCTAATATACAACGGAGGTACCCTGGCGGCTGCATGCAGGCTTTTGCAGATGGGCGGAGCCAAGATTCTGGAATGCGACGTCATCGTAGATCTCCCATTTCTTAACGGCAGGGAAACCATTCAAAAGGAGTTCCCCGGCGTGAACGTGTACGGTGTCATGGAGTTTTCTCCTCCAAAGAATTTAGAATAA
- a CDS encoding SURFEIT LOCUS domain containg PROTEIN,putative — protein sequence MSPRYRLIYMFSQASSGCRGALRFAARRCSSTTRCNVCANRRRLVEHELLDRSSALWTFLLDSAATDLPPNDCSSMSFVVGSRVCSLWRCVGSSRAVRLPAGVSSSTVWLHVRRLSTTKGELPIESAPVDSTASTRELDRKPAGGESELTLPRDGTPLRCTEDQWLYKPTSSEVDLFRNSTLLPPRPIDVEGSVIVRLVDLHSGVTSPVGQSVLYSEYGIRRGELLRFMLFGSFLISVFCSLGYWQLRRRAWKVDILNRRREALSQPLVKVESFAQLEKALGASDDPNSLIEYRCVECTGVLDTSCSMLVGPRPSLYESYGASSGYCVVQPLRFRDGSCVLVNLGWMDSESALSGAGCPELVTLRGILVGGEINDSLVASAKQRIIDTYQCVLSRLFGWSFPPASSSVNRPRRLSRDDSRNVYRYLDPSNMSSDVYSSSLDTTSRYALNAYDVLYHDDVTELPVDGSTPGHETAATEESAYVPKTRIGRDLRSTRPVYQRRQKSDYLLFYADPDTHTNYAYQWFLMAGSIAGMCGYKVLRVRRTLRGVT from the exons ATGTCACCGCGTTACCGTTTGATATACATGTTTTCTC AAGCCTCATCAGGTTGCAGAGGAGCGTTACGTTTCGCCGCGCGTCGTTGTTCATCCACAACACGTTGCAACGTTTGCGCAAATAGGCGTCGACTTGTCGAACATGAACTTCTAGACAGATCTTCTGCGCTCTGGACGTTTTTGCTTGATTCAGCAGCTACAGACCTGCCACCGAATGATTGCTCGTCGATGTCGTTTGTCGTAGGATCACGAGTTTGTTCGttatggcgttgcgttGGTTCTTCGCGTGCTGTCCGGCTTCCAGCAGGCGTATCTAGTAGCACGGTTTGGTTACATGTAAGACGCCTGTCCACCACAAAAGGTGAATTGCCGATTGAGAGCGCGCCTGTGGATTCTACCGCAAGTACCCGGGAACTGGATCGAAAGCCCGCTGGCGGCGAATCCGAGCTGACACTGCCGCGTGATGGCACTCCTCTGCGCTGCACGGAGGATCAGTGGCTCTATAAGCCCACTTCCTCCGAGGTGGACCTGTTCCGTAACTCCACATTGTTGCCCCCGAGACCCATTGATGTGGAGGGAAGTGTGATAGTTCGCCTGGTTGACCTTCATTCGGGCGTGACGTCGCCCGTGGGCCAGTCTGTGTTATACAGCGAATACGGCATTAGGCGCGGCGAGCTGCTGCGGTTCATGTTGTTTGGGTCATTTTTAATATCCGTGTTTTGTTCTCTCGGCTAttggcagctgcggcgccgtGCGTGGAAGGTTGATATCCTAAACCGCCGCCGTGAGGCCCTATCGCAACCTTTGGTTAAGGTGGAGTCATTTGCACAGTTAGAGAAGGCTCTGGGTGCATCTGACGACCCTAATTCGCTAATCGAGTACCGGTGCGTGGAATGCACAGGCGTTTTGGACACCAGCTGCTCTATGCTGGTTGGCCCCCGCCCATCTTTATACGAGTCTTATGGAGCTTCTTCTGGTTACTGTGTGGTGCAACCGCTGCGATTCCGTGACGGTTCTTGCGTGCTGGTGAACCTCGGTTGGATGGACAGCGAAAGTGCGCTGAGTGGTGCGGGCTGCCCCGAGTTGGTAACACTACGAGGCATTTTGGTGGGTGGGGAGATAAACGATTCACTAGTGGCATCGGCGAAGCAGCGTATCATTGACACCTACCAATGCGTGCTATCAAGACTCTTCGGCTGGTCATTTCCTCCTGCTTCGTCGTCTGTGAATCGTCCCCGCCGTTTGTCTCGGGACGACTCCCGTAACGTGTACCGTTACCTGGACCCGTCCAACATGTCCAGCGATGTTTATTCGTCATCGCTAGATACTACCAGTCGTTACGCTTTGAATGCTTACGACGTGCTGTATCACGACGATGTCACGGAGCTCCCTGTCGACGGCAGCACACCAGGACACGAAACTGCTGCAACAGAGGAGTCTGCATATGTCCCCAAGACCCGCATCGGCCGTGATTTGCGCTCTACACGCCCCGTCTACCAGCGCCGGCAGAAGTCCGACTACCTGCTGTTTTACGCGGACCCAGACACGCACACCAACTACGCGTATCAGTGGTTTCTTATGGCCGGCTCGATCGCCGGAATGTGTGGGTACAAGGTACTTCGCGTGCGTCGAACGCTCCGCGGTGTAACGTAG
- a CDS encoding predicted protein, putative produces MTALVDSEADANIGATDDGQNPEYIEAPGDASGSDFEDVDTDGEDPEGKPVRLSKSQKKALAKARYREWRREKRHRNRRETRKREQQARSELLSGMTEEERSAFFLREKQMAEEKKLQQQAFIQDAYENGMPICINCTFHEFMNEKMQESKSLARQIAGMYSKIKKNEAKVKLIITGMSKDTVLYKHMQFFNVDAWKVHIHSQNYWELFDTQNVVVLTPDAEECIEEVEHDKVYIIGGLVDVNVKKKTTLTQAKERGVTAMALPIKKYFPNCKKRVLNVCAVFEILIMRANNSTWEEAFQTWIPTRARTDDTKQLTE; encoded by the exons ATGACAGCCCTTGTGGACAGTGAGGCAGACGCCAATATCGGCGCGACCGACGACGGCCAGAATCCAGAGTATATCGAAGCACCTGGCGATGCATCGGGAAGCGACTTCGAAGATGTTGACACAGATGGAGAGGATCCAGAAGGCAAGCCTGTCCGATTGTCTAAAAGCCAAAAGAAGGCGTTGGCTAAAGCACGCTATAGAGAATGGCGCAGAGAAAAACGGCACAGGAACCGCAGAGAAACAAGGAAAAGGGAACAGCAAGCGCGTAGTGAATTACTCAGTGGAATGACAGAGG AGGAACGCAGTGCGTTCTTTTTACGAGAAAAGCAAATGGCGGAGGAAaagaagctgcagcagcaggcgtTCATACAGGACGCATACGAAAACGGCATGCCCATATGCATCAACTGCACCTTCCACGAGTTCATGAACGAAAAG ATGCAGGAATCCAAGAGTCTAGCCAGGCAAATCGCAGGAATGTACAGCAAAATCAAAAAGAACGAGGCGAAG GTCAAACTTATCATCACTGGAATGAGCAAAGACACTGTACTGTACAAGCACATGCAGTTCTTCAACGTTGATGCCTGGAAG GTGCACATCCACAGCCAAAACTACTGGGAGCTGTTCGACACGCAAAATGTGGTTGTACTGACCCCGGACGCGGAAGAATGCATCGAGGAAGTGGAGCATGACAAGGTTTACATCATCGGGGGACTGGTCGACGTTAACGTGAAAAAGAAGACCACACTCACACAGGCCAAGGAACGCGGGGTCACGGCGATGGCCCTGCCGATCAAG AAATACTTCCCCAACTGCAAGAAAAGGGTGCTCAATGTATGCGCCGTTTTCGAAATACTTATAATGAGGGCGAACAACAGCACGTGGGAGGAGGCGTTCCAAACGTGGATTCCCACACGGGCTCGCACCGATGACACAAAACAATTAACCGAATAG
- a CDS encoding Mitochondrial import inner membrane translocase subunit Tim13 has protein sequence MSKDSTAAPAEVNAALNLLVLTMLNEQVKKVCFGKCFGNKFGDVMNKNEQICLAKCMDRMYEAHTILSQAAAEAANNIAKNE, from the exons ATGTCGAAGGATTCCACTGCTGCCCCGGCGGAGGTGAACGCCGCGCTGAACTTGCTGGTTCTCACGATGCTCAACGAG CAAGTGAAGAAGGTTTGCTTTGGAAAATGCTTCGGCAACAAATTCGGCGACGTGATGAACAAGAACGAACAGATTTGCCTTGCCAAGTGCATGGACCGTAT GTACGAAGCGCACACCATCCTCTCGCAAGCTGCCGCCGAAGCTGCGAACAACATCGCGAAGAATGAGTAG